In Leptospira langatensis, a single window of DNA contains:
- a CDS encoding YqgE/AlgH family protein has translation MENGFSGKVLISNSSIVTDYFNRTVILMVEHDNSGAFGLVLNKKMEVSLNDVIQGIPDGIDGSLPIYSGGPVDPTYVSILHDNPKLKQPGIEVIPGVYLARSFEALIELLEHPDKTKFNVYQGYSGWGAAQLEGEMERKSWVVHDPNAEWIFTEDPEATWQEALKSKGGLYKYFVEHTKDPMLN, from the coding sequence ATGGAAAACGGATTCAGCGGCAAAGTACTAATATCAAATTCCTCTATCGTAACGGATTATTTCAATCGTACTGTGATCCTCATGGTCGAGCACGATAACTCCGGAGCGTTCGGCCTAGTCTTAAACAAGAAGATGGAAGTTTCCTTGAACGATGTGATCCAAGGGATCCCGGATGGTATCGACGGTTCTCTTCCGATCTATTCGGGGGGTCCTGTGGATCCAACCTATGTTTCCATTCTTCATGATAACCCTAAGTTGAAACAACCTGGGATCGAAGTGATTCCTGGAGTCTACTTAGCTCGAAGCTTTGAGGCTCTGATCGAATTATTAGAACATCCTGATAAAACTAAGTTCAATGTGTACCAAGGATATTCCGGTTGGGGAGCAGCTCAATTGGAAGGAGAAATGGAACGCAAATCTTGGGTGGTTCACGATCCGAATGCAGAATGGATCTTTACGGAAGATCCGGAAGCAACTTGGCAAGAGGCCTTGAAGAGCAAGGGCGGATTGTACAAGTACTTCGTAGAACATACCAAAGATCCGATGCTGAACTAG
- a CDS encoding Gfo/Idh/MocA family protein has protein sequence MTQKVKIGVIGTGHMGQYHVNVAKSLSDAELIGIYDSDSERAGQMADKHKTSAFSTVNDLIQNVDAVVIAVPTFLHHEIAKKALESGKHVLVEKPIAETLEQAKELVALSEKNDLVLQVGHVERFNGAVLELGKIVTEPLLVESRRLAPFNPRIKDVGVVLDMMIHDIDIVLNLVKSPVKYLSAVGTKVVSNHEDIAAVILHFENGTIANISASRNTQSKIRTLNITQKDVYITLDFSDQEIELHRQATSDILLRTGEIKYRQESIVEKIFVHKDNPLKQEQEHFVKCILKETEPLVDGKSDIQTLEIAYRILKEIHKN, from the coding sequence ATGACCCAAAAAGTCAAGATCGGAGTAATTGGAACAGGCCATATGGGCCAGTACCACGTGAACGTGGCAAAAAGCTTAAGCGATGCGGAACTGATCGGTATCTATGATTCCGATTCGGAGAGGGCCGGACAGATGGCGGACAAGCATAAGACTTCCGCATTCTCCACGGTAAACGATCTGATCCAGAATGTGGACGCAGTCGTGATCGCAGTTCCTACCTTCTTACATCATGAAATCGCGAAGAAGGCTTTAGAATCCGGCAAACATGTTCTGGTGGAAAAACCGATCGCAGAAACCCTGGAGCAGGCAAAGGAACTCGTCGCTCTTTCCGAAAAGAACGATCTGGTCCTGCAAGTTGGTCACGTAGAGAGATTCAACGGAGCCGTTCTGGAGTTAGGCAAGATCGTAACCGAGCCTTTGCTCGTAGAATCCAGGAGATTGGCCCCATTCAACCCTAGGATCAAAGACGTAGGTGTCGTACTGGATATGATGATCCACGATATAGATATCGTTTTGAATCTTGTAAAATCTCCCGTCAAATATCTAAGTGCTGTGGGAACTAAAGTGGTTTCCAATCACGAGGATATTGCGGCTGTCATTCTTCATTTTGAGAACGGCACTATCGCAAATATTTCCGCAAGCAGAAATACCCAATCGAAAATTAGGACCTTAAACATCACTCAAAAGGATGTTTATATCACTTTGGATTTCAGCGATCAAGAGATCGAACTGCACAGACAGGCGACTTCGGACATTCTACTCAGGACAGGCGAGATCAAATACCGCCAAGAGTCGATCGTCGAGAAGATCTTTGTGCACAAAGATAATCCGTTAAAACAGGAGCAGGAACATTTCGTGAAATGCATCTTGAAGGAAACGGAACCTCTGGTGGACGGTAAGTCCGATATCCAGACCTTGGAAATCGCGTATAGAATTTTGAAAGAAATCCATAAAAACTGA
- the dnaJ gene encoding molecular chaperone DnaJ, which yields MSDKSYYDILGVSKTATDEEIKSAYRKLAIKYHPDKNQGDKAAEEKFKEATEAYEVLRDANKRKAYDQYGKAGVGAGGAGGFGGGAYTDFSDIFGDFGDIFGDFFGGGGRPGGGGRRSGPLRGSDLRYNLEVSLEDAALGREYKIEIPRLETCSDCGGSGAAKGSTPSTCPDCGGSGQIRRSQGFFSVATTCGTCRGKGTIISNPCKTCHGQGLVEKRRTINIKIPPGIESGSRLKVSGEGEAGPNGGPHGDLYVVTHIKKHELFERQANDLILSKKISLTQAILGGDIEVPTIDGKKVKMKIPEGTESGQVFRLKGHGIPYLGGYGKGDQHVIVKIEIPKKLTRRQRELIEEFARESGEGVSGSKGKIFTNK from the coding sequence ATGAGTGACAAGAGTTACTACGATATCCTCGGGGTTTCCAAGACTGCGACTGACGAAGAAATTAAGTCCGCATACAGGAAGCTAGCCATCAAATATCACCCTGATAAGAATCAGGGTGATAAAGCCGCCGAAGAAAAATTCAAAGAAGCCACAGAGGCCTACGAGGTCTTACGCGACGCGAATAAACGCAAAGCGTATGACCAATACGGCAAGGCAGGTGTGGGCGCCGGAGGCGCAGGCGGATTCGGAGGAGGAGCCTATACGGACTTCTCTGATATCTTCGGGGATTTCGGTGATATTTTCGGAGACTTCTTCGGTGGTGGGGGAAGGCCAGGCGGCGGTGGACGCAGGTCAGGCCCGCTGAGAGGCTCCGATCTTCGTTATAATCTAGAAGTCTCTCTCGAAGACGCTGCTCTAGGCAGAGAGTATAAGATAGAAATCCCAAGACTGGAAACCTGTTCTGATTGCGGAGGATCCGGTGCAGCAAAAGGAAGTACTCCTTCTACCTGTCCGGATTGCGGAGGCTCAGGCCAGATCCGTAGATCCCAAGGTTTCTTCTCCGTTGCCACTACTTGCGGTACTTGTAGAGGCAAAGGAACCATTATCTCAAATCCTTGCAAGACCTGTCATGGACAAGGCTTGGTCGAAAAACGTCGCACCATCAATATCAAGATCCCGCCCGGTATCGAGTCAGGCAGCCGCTTGAAAGTTTCCGGAGAAGGGGAAGCAGGACCTAACGGTGGTCCTCACGGCGATCTGTATGTGGTAACACATATTAAGAAACATGAATTATTCGAGCGCCAAGCAAACGATCTGATCTTAAGTAAGAAGATCAGTCTTACCCAAGCCATCTTAGGCGGGGACATAGAAGTTCCTACCATCGACGGCAAGAAAGTTAAGATGAAGATCCCGGAAGGAACTGAATCCGGACAGGTCTTCCGTTTGAAGGGACATGGAATTCCATATCTTGGCGGATATGGAAAAGGGGATCAACATGTGATCGTTAAGATCGAGATCCCTAAAAAATTAACTAGACGACAAAGAGAATTGATCGAAGAATTTGCCCGCGAATCAGGAGAAGGAGTCTCCGGTTCCAAGGGCAAGATTTTTACGAATAAGTAA